The proteins below are encoded in one region of Candidatus Brocadiaceae bacterium:
- a CDS encoding DUF5615 family PIN-like protein translates to MDKPRLYLDEDVRLLLADVLRQRGYDTIHAVEVKRHGKSDSEQLAYAVENHRAILSHNNE, encoded by the coding sequence ATGGATAAACCAAGGTTGTATCTTGATGAAGATGTTCGCTTATTGCTTGCTGACGTGTTAAGGCAAAGAGGATACGACACCATACACGCGGTTGAAGTTAAGAGGCATGGTAAGAGCGATTCTGAACAATTGGCATATGCTGTAGAAAACCATAGAGCAATTTTATCTCATAATAACGAATAA
- a CDS encoding DUF433 domain-containing protein translates to MMSKTEENVKHAYIISRKGYCGGRPIIAGTKFPVSSVVNYILKQGMTPEELVKEFPHLNLSQIYDALSYYYDHKEEMDKDIESGSEISLSKDLGVKNG, encoded by the coding sequence ATGATGTCAAAAACAGAAGAAAATGTTAAACACGCTTACATTATATCTAGAAAAGGATATTGCGGAGGAAGGCCTATAATTGCTGGGACAAAGTTTCCAGTAAGTTCAGTTGTAAATTATATCTTAAAACAGGGGATGACACCTGAAGAACTTGTGAAAGAATTCCCGCACCTAAATCTTTCTCAGATATATGATGCGTTGTCTTATTATTACGACCATAAGGAAGAAATGGATAAAGATATAGAAAGTGGTAGCGAAATATCATTGAGCAAAGATCTTGGCGTGAAAAATGGATAA
- a CDS encoding type II toxin-antitoxin system VapC family toxin has translation MKKALMDTNIIVAFLKGNPVIVEKVGQYINEHETLTVSIISHYEILRGLKSVGSKKKLQAFERFVSDCEVKELGRSVTEKAADIYAELKPRGELIEDADILVAATAMDTGLVVITDNEKHFRRINGLEVENWLK, from the coding sequence ATGAAAAAGGCCCTCATGGACACAAATATTATTGTTGCCTTTTTGAAGGGCAATCCCGTTATTGTTGAGAAAGTGGGGCAATACATAAACGAGCACGAAACTCTTACCGTAAGCATCATATCCCATTATGAGATATTGAGAGGGTTAAAGTCTGTCGGAAGTAAAAAGAAACTTCAGGCTTTCGAGAGATTTGTATCTGATTGTGAAGTCAAAGAATTGGGAAGGTCGGTGACGGAGAAGGCCGCTGATATCTATGCGGAGTTGAAACCCCGAGGTGAACTCATCGAAGATGCGGATATATTGGTAGCGGCAACTGCGATGGATACAGGACTTGTGGTTATTACAGATAACGAGAAGCATTTTAGGAGAATAAATGGGTTAGAGGTTGAGAACTGGCTGAAATAG
- a CDS encoding four helix bundle protein, producing MKFGYEDLEVWNRSVDFAVSVIDLIENINTSRKHYRLFEQIEASSKA from the coding sequence ATGAAGTTTGGTTACGAGGATTTAGAGGTTTGGAACAGATCTGTTGATTTTGCGGTTAGCGTTATTGATCTTATTGAGAATATTAATACGTCAAGGAAACATTACCGTCTTTTTGAACAAATAGAAGCAAGCTCAAAAGCATAG
- a CDS encoding NAD-dependent epimerase: MRKVLVTGAAGFIGFHLSRRLLERGDDVVGLDNLNDYYDVNLKQDRLKQLEGQEGFRFIRMDLEDREGIVKLFSGEQFDVVVNLAAQAGVRYSLINPYAYIDSNINGFMNILEGCRHNNVKHLVYASSSSVYGANTRMPFSVHHNVDHPVSLYAATKKANELMAHTYASLYNIPCTGLRFFTVYGPWGRPDMALFLFTKAILEGSPIDVFNRGKMMRDFTYSDDIIEGVVRVTDRIPGPNPNWNGNNPDSAASYAPYKLYNIGNNNPVELMRFIEVLEECLGRKAKKNLMPMQPGDVPATYADVDDLIHDVGFKPSTSVEEGIRKFVEWYRQYYKV, from the coding sequence ATGAGAAAAGTATTGGTCACGGGCGCTGCGGGTTTTATCGGTTTTCATCTTTCAAGGCGGCTTTTAGAGAGAGGAGACGACGTTGTAGGCCTGGATAATCTTAATGATTATTATGATGTGAATCTCAAACAGGATCGATTGAAACAATTGGAGGGACAAGAGGGTTTCAGATTTATCAGGATGGATCTTGAGGACAGGGAGGGTATTGTAAAACTGTTCTCTGGTGAACAGTTTGATGTTGTGGTGAATCTCGCGGCGCAGGCGGGAGTCAGATATTCTCTCATAAATCCTTATGCCTATATAGACAGCAATATCAATGGATTTATGAATATCCTTGAAGGATGTAGGCATAATAACGTTAAACACCTTGTCTATGCGTCTTCAAGCTCAGTGTATGGCGCGAATACAAGGATGCCCTTTTCCGTTCATCACAACGTTGACCATCCTGTCTCGCTGTATGCCGCAACCAAGAAGGCGAACGAGTTGATGGCGCATACGTATGCAAGCTTATACAATATTCCCTGTACAGGTCTCAGGTTTTTCACGGTGTATGGGCCGTGGGGAAGGCCGGATATGGCCTTGTTTCTTTTTACAAAGGCGATACTTGAAGGAAGCCCGATAGATGTCTTCAATCGTGGGAAGATGATGCGTGACTTTACCTATAGTGATGACATCATTGAGGGGGTAGTCAGGGTAACGGACAGAATACCGGGGCCGAATCCTAACTGGAACGGGAACAACCCGGACAGTGCCGCGAGTTACGCGCCGTATAAATTGTATAATATTGGCAATAACAATCCGGTGGAACTCATGCGGTTTATAGAAGTATTAGAGGAGTGTCTTGGCAGGAAGGCGAAGAAAAATTTGATGCCTATGCAGCCCGGGGATGTGCCAGCCACGTATGCCGACGTGGACGATTTAATACATGATGTTGGGTTTAAACCTTCAACGTCTGTTGAAGAGGGGATTAGGAAGTTTGTGGAATGGTACAGGCAATATTACAAAGTATAA
- a CDS encoding PqqD family protein, translated as MSKQKLPIRNESQCVWSKINNDTFIISDEGAMFHQLNTVGEVIWNMCTGTCSIKEIADSLCNEFEIEKEAAVKDVVSFLEELSHKGLIHFKEGE; from the coding sequence GTGTCTAAACAAAAATTACCAATACGAAACGAAAGCCAATGTGTATGGAGCAAGATAAATAATGATACGTTTATTATTTCTGATGAAGGTGCGATGTTTCATCAACTAAATACTGTTGGAGAGGTGATATGGAATATGTGTACTGGTACATGCAGCATTAAGGAAATAGCAGACAGCCTCTGTAATGAGTTCGAAATCGAAAAAGAAGCTGCTGTAAAGGATGTCGTAAGTTTTCTCGAGGAACTTTCCCATAAGGGTCTGATTCATTTCAAGGAAGGAGAGTGA
- a CDS encoding polysaccharide biosynthesis protein, with protein MFSLFLFCGLRISKRVFLKYFLRRSLTKYGKRTIIIGAGDTGSMIIRNLIEGGYQDYIPVGILDNDSNKVGKNIHGVPVFATTDELEGVIKKKRIHAVVIAIPSLDHQSLRKLYNSANKHEVEIKIIPRLYDVHRPSLSMQNLEDISIEDLLGRQVVETDHEGIEQFLRDKVVLITGAGGSIGSEIAMQVCSFNPQKVILFDIDETELHYLQLKLEKIFPHLFRNRFINSQMLQKVLFITGDIRDEEAVTKVFRNLNPQIVFHAAAYKHVPMMEYNSKEAVKVNMFGTYRVAKASIEHKIEKFVMISSDKAVRPTSIMGATKRMAEHICMACGEVADTEFLSVRFGNVLGSRGSVLPLFLDQLKEGGPLTVTHKDVLRYFMTIYEAVSLVLQASVLGRGGDILVLDMGKPVKLLSLAEDLIRIHGLEPYRDIDIKITGLRPGEKLYEETLTAEEGTTASKHKKIFFAKNSHQFSLREVETLLREFETTFNTYASMDHYECVRDMLKKHVSRLERRSSGNPRNTHESYRLQVGKKSFAFIFLDKEMEEEANKQFRFSKAPVKQDYTFIVGYQDNKRLYKDWETVDFEQERWFCRNSTKEEKRVFFPKKEKTDILKYVLWCIYSEFFKNGKNGEKRNSNFFLRAGGLIHNGVGFALMGIPGDVKNAISTVAIQKEKILSDEFLVVTEDEGNYFISSFPFLTDTAKGNNNLIPLNTVFLVGEGMEHVVRRLSTKELFLNLMSNVYFVSVSHDGRVEDVLPEKVRIISRIGNVVPAYGMTCAKDKSFSLENIDVHTFKGRKSRG; from the coding sequence GTGTTTTCTCTATTCCTGTTTTGTGGATTAAGGATTTCTAAACGGGTCTTTCTGAAATACTTTTTGAGAAGATCGCTGACAAAGTATGGGAAAAGAACGATTATCATCGGCGCGGGAGATACGGGTAGTATGATTATCAGAAACCTGATAGAGGGAGGCTATCAGGATTATATCCCTGTAGGAATTCTGGATAATGATTCAAATAAAGTGGGGAAAAATATACATGGAGTCCCCGTGTTTGCTACGACGGACGAATTGGAAGGCGTCATAAAGAAAAAGAGAATCCATGCGGTAGTTATCGCCATTCCATCGTTAGACCACCAGTCTTTAAGAAAATTATATAATAGTGCGAATAAACATGAAGTGGAGATAAAGATTATACCCCGACTCTATGATGTCCATAGGCCTTCTCTCTCTATGCAGAATTTAGAGGATATCAGTATTGAGGATCTTTTGGGCAGGCAGGTAGTAGAAACTGACCATGAAGGCATAGAACAATTTCTGCGAGATAAGGTCGTATTGATTACCGGTGCCGGGGGTTCCATTGGTTCGGAGATAGCAATGCAGGTGTGTTCTTTTAACCCTCAAAAGGTAATCTTGTTTGATATAGATGAGACAGAGTTGCATTATTTACAGCTTAAACTGGAAAAAATATTCCCTCATTTGTTTCGTAACCGGTTCATCAACTCGCAGATGTTACAGAAGGTCTTGTTTATTACCGGTGATATAAGAGACGAGGAAGCGGTAACAAAGGTCTTCAGGAATTTGAATCCGCAGATTGTTTTCCATGCTGCCGCTTACAAGCATGTACCCATGATGGAATATAACTCCAAAGAGGCCGTAAAGGTAAATATGTTTGGAACATACAGGGTGGCAAAGGCATCGATAGAGCATAAAATAGAGAAATTTGTCATGATTTCTTCGGATAAGGCGGTAAGGCCTACCAGCATTATGGGTGCAACAAAGAGGATGGCTGAACATATTTGTATGGCATGTGGTGAGGTAGCGGATACAGAGTTTTTATCAGTAAGATTCGGGAACGTATTAGGTAGTCGCGGTAGTGTTTTACCGCTATTTCTGGATCAGTTAAAGGAGGGCGGTCCTCTTACGGTAACCCATAAGGATGTGCTGAGATATTTCATGACTATTTACGAGGCGGTGTCTCTCGTCCTTCAGGCCTCTGTTTTGGGGAGAGGCGGTGATATTCTTGTGTTGGATATGGGAAAACCGGTAAAACTCTTGTCATTGGCTGAAGATTTAATAAGGATCCACGGTTTAGAACCATATCGTGATATAGACATAAAGATAACAGGTCTGAGGCCTGGTGAAAAGCTTTATGAAGAAACACTTACTGCGGAAGAAGGTACGACTGCAAGTAAGCATAAAAAGATATTCTTTGCAAAAAATAGCCACCAGTTTTCACTGCGCGAAGTTGAAACTCTATTAAGGGAGTTTGAAACGACTTTCAATACCTATGCATCTATGGATCACTATGAATGCGTCAGGGACATGCTGAAAAAACATGTGTCACGACTTGAAAGGAGAAGTTCCGGCAATCCGCGGAATACTCATGAAAGTTACAGGCTGCAGGTCGGGAAAAAAAGTTTCGCCTTTATCTTTTTAGACAAAGAGATGGAAGAAGAAGCAAATAAACAGTTTCGTTTTTCTAAAGCCCCGGTGAAACAAGACTATACATTTATCGTAGGGTATCAAGATAACAAGAGATTGTATAAGGATTGGGAAACAGTTGATTTTGAACAGGAAAGATGGTTTTGCAGGAATTCAACAAAAGAAGAGAAGAGGGTCTTTTTCCCAAAAAAAGAGAAAACGGATATTTTGAAATATGTACTCTGGTGTATTTATAGTGAGTTTTTTAAGAACGGGAAAAATGGAGAAAAGAGAAATAGCAATTTTTTTCTTCGTGCCGGCGGTTTGATACATAATGGTGTGGGATTTGCGCTAATGGGAATCCCAGGTGATGTAAAAAATGCAATTTCAACAGTGGCAATTCAAAAGGAAAAAATCCTTTCAGATGAATTTCTTGTTGTTACGGAAGATGAAGGAAACTATTTCATATCTTCATTTCCTTTTTTAACGGATACTGCAAAAGGTAACAATAATCTTATTCCTCTGAATACTGTCTTTCTCGTGGGAGAGGGAATGGAGCATGTCGTCAGAAGATTAAGCACAAAAGAACTCTTCCTGAATCTCATGAGCAATGTATACTTTGTGAGTGTTTCTCATGATGGTAGAGTGGAAGATGTGCTGCCGGAAAAAGTAAGAATCATAAGCAGGATAGGAAATGTTGTTCCGGCATATGGAATGACATGTGCAAAAGATAAAAGTTTTTCCCTGGAAAATATTGATGTACATACCTTTAAGGGCAGGAAAAGCAGAGGGTAA
- a CDS encoding histidine phosphatase family protein, which yields MGAIYSNFEEAKETLMSEEENVIRFIFTRHGRTYLNAKQVFQPWTPQGDQLNEEGMVSAKNLGKKLRHIPIQKIYSSDWHRAVHTAQLINEERIPPLQEIHLSRGLRDFNFGALCGVSVTSSEQAHPALSEIRIHKLHEFKAPEGDTFTDFHHRIKDEFMRIFHNNSKGNILVVSHSYVAKCLIIAALNLPLETYANTIRIKNTSLSVVELKNRQIPGRLLILNDT from the coding sequence ATGGGCGCTATCTACTCAAACTTTGAAGAAGCAAAAGAGACACTCATGAGCGAAGAGGAAAATGTTATTCGTTTTATTTTTACCCGGCATGGAAGGACATACTTAAATGCAAAACAGGTCTTTCAGCCATGGACACCTCAAGGAGATCAATTAAACGAAGAAGGCATGGTTTCAGCGAAAAATCTGGGAAAAAAGTTAAGGCACATTCCCATACAAAAGATCTATTCCAGCGACTGGCACAGAGCAGTTCATACAGCACAGTTAATTAACGAAGAACGAATACCGCCACTACAGGAAATACATCTCTCAAGAGGTTTGAGAGACTTTAACTTCGGGGCACTCTGCGGCGTTTCGGTAACTTCCTCCGAGCAAGCACATCCGGCATTATCTGAAATAAGAATACATAAACTTCACGAATTCAAAGCCCCTGAAGGTGATACGTTTACTGATTTTCATCATCGGATAAAAGATGAATTTATGAGAATATTTCACAATAACAGCAAGGGGAACATTCTGGTTGTCTCACACTCTTATGTCGCAAAATGCTTAATTATTGCCGCGCTCAACCTCCCTTTAGAAACGTACGCAAACACCATACGGATTAAGAATACATCCCTTTCCGTAGTAGAACTGAAGAACAGACAAATCCCGGGAAGATTACTGATATTAAATGATACATAA
- a CDS encoding YfhO family protein, which produces MILPGIHTKQINSTSALHVTPHQTSVWSKHDWFALLTLFLMTTAYFHNVLIPLDASILSSQNTDTHHQLFYWRYFGFKTLSQGIIPLWNPYIYSGAPFVAGVQSAVFYPLNLIFLVLPVHVAINYSIMLHIFLSGVFTYLYLRHLGLSKAEQKSGPSHIGGLSRPSCIIASIIFMFCAPQIFHVYPGHLPNLCTMIWLPLILLFLELFLRTRDIFYVLSGGIAVACNILAGHPQYFFYTAIAVVVYCIIRIIQEFYGHKSWKYVAHHMTGLFVLYLAGVLLATIQLLPAFEMVKHSTRQALSYEWVGQFSFAPENFLTFFIPDFFGDMLKSPYWGRYYLWEMSLYIGILPFMLCAFASFYFRNTYTKTFLILAFCMMILALGKFTPVFKILYTVVPGFDLFRGNSKFIFIVAFSLSVLSGIGSEYLQDTVTAKKGKSSLLYIITGIVVIISLFLLIFFFFGTGYGAWQGIINKIYLLGDRYVALPNLNDPGFLQTTFAVTTKSAAKCILLAIVSLLVIGLWIRGGTHRKILIPLTIALVFGDLWFFGNRYMVTFDSNKCLWEEGVVKVIKSDPEPSRITTIGYFELNKGMAHAIAHVGGYDANVIKEYSEFINVSSNKPLDEPNIVMEVKQISRLTNLLNVKYLLLPAHARIDHPSMKRVFHDQKYAIYQNTLAFPRAFVVHSAKTIQGRDAIFNEMTSKEFNPLHAVILEEPSGLTGNMTREDLSGEPSPTITEYLPNSIKINARLLEDGFLVLGDTYYPGWNVYVDGKKSKVLKANYILRAVFLEKGEHHVRFVYEPKSFTLGMYVSVASLAMVITALFMAKNYQSRNTGWISR; this is translated from the coding sequence GTGATACTTCCTGGAATACACACTAAGCAGATCAATTCGACCTCTGCCTTGCATGTCACTCCGCATCAGACTTCCGTATGGTCGAAACATGACTGGTTTGCACTACTCACCCTTTTCCTGATGACCACAGCATATTTTCACAATGTTTTAATCCCTCTTGACGCAAGTATTTTAAGCTCGCAGAATACGGATACGCACCATCAATTATTTTATTGGAGATATTTTGGTTTTAAGACATTGTCCCAGGGGATAATACCCCTTTGGAATCCTTACATTTATAGCGGGGCGCCGTTTGTAGCCGGTGTACAGTCTGCTGTATTCTATCCGCTCAACCTTATTTTTCTTGTGCTTCCGGTTCATGTTGCTATTAACTACAGCATTATGCTCCATATTTTTTTGTCAGGGGTATTTACCTACCTCTACCTGAGGCATCTTGGTCTTTCTAAGGCGGAGCAGAAGAGTGGTCCATCTCATATCGGGGGTCTTTCCCGGCCCAGCTGTATTATTGCCTCTATAATATTTATGTTCTGTGCTCCTCAGATTTTTCATGTCTATCCCGGGCACCTCCCCAATTTGTGTACCATGATCTGGTTACCCCTTATCCTCTTGTTTCTGGAACTTTTCCTTCGTACCAGGGATATTTTTTATGTATTGTCAGGCGGAATTGCTGTCGCTTGCAATATATTGGCCGGACATCCTCAATATTTTTTTTATACCGCTATCGCTGTAGTGGTGTATTGTATTATACGTATAATACAGGAGTTTTACGGTCACAAAAGCTGGAAATATGTCGCTCATCATATGACAGGGCTTTTTGTGCTTTACCTTGCCGGGGTTTTGCTTGCAACAATTCAATTATTACCGGCCTTTGAGATGGTTAAACATTCTACCCGTCAGGCACTTTCGTACGAATGGGTAGGACAGTTTTCTTTTGCTCCTGAAAATTTTCTTACCTTTTTTATTCCAGATTTTTTTGGTGATATGCTCAAAAGCCCCTACTGGGGAAGATACTATCTCTGGGAAATGTCTCTTTATATTGGTATTCTTCCCTTCATGTTGTGCGCTTTTGCCTCATTTTATTTCAGGAATACATATACAAAAACCTTTCTCATTTTGGCTTTCTGTATGATGATTCTTGCCCTGGGGAAGTTTACGCCGGTCTTTAAAATTCTTTACACGGTGGTGCCGGGTTTTGACCTGTTTCGGGGAAATTCCAAGTTTATCTTTATTGTTGCATTCTCTCTTTCTGTTCTTTCCGGCATCGGGAGTGAATATTTGCAGGATACTGTTACCGCTAAAAAAGGAAAATCTTCTTTGCTTTATATCATAACAGGTATTGTTGTCATAATAAGCCTGTTTCTCCTTATTTTCTTTTTCTTTGGTACGGGATATGGGGCGTGGCAGGGAATTATCAATAAAATTTACCTCCTGGGTGATCGTTATGTTGCATTGCCAAACCTGAATGACCCAGGATTTTTACAGACCACCTTTGCTGTTACTACGAAGAGCGCCGCAAAATGTATTCTCCTGGCAATAGTAAGCCTGCTTGTCATCGGTTTGTGGATCCGTGGAGGGACGCACAGAAAAATTCTCATACCGCTCACCATTGCGCTGGTTTTCGGGGATCTCTGGTTTTTTGGGAATCGGTATATGGTAACGTTTGATTCGAACAAATGTCTTTGGGAAGAGGGTGTCGTAAAGGTAATAAAAAGTGATCCCGAACCTTCCCGTATAACAACGATAGGGTATTTTGAATTGAACAAGGGAATGGCGCATGCCATTGCTCATGTCGGAGGCTACGATGCTAATGTTATCAAAGAGTACAGTGAATTTATCAATGTATCCAGTAATAAACCCCTCGACGAACCGAACATTGTCATGGAAGTAAAACAAATTTCCAGGCTGACGAATTTACTCAATGTGAAGTACCTGTTACTTCCCGCGCATGCCCGAATAGATCATCCCAGTATGAAACGGGTCTTCCATGACCAGAAATATGCCATTTATCAAAATACGCTGGCATTCCCGCGCGCTTTTGTTGTGCATAGCGCCAAAACCATACAGGGCAGAGATGCCATATTCAATGAGATGACAAGTAAGGAATTTAATCCTTTACACGCTGTAATCCTGGAAGAACCTTCGGGACTTACTGGAAACATGACCCGGGAGGATTTGTCAGGGGAGCCATCTCCGACGATTACCGAGTATTTACCGAATTCCATAAAAATAAATGCCAGGCTGCTGGAGGATGGTTTTCTCGTTCTGGGCGACACCTATTATCCTGGCTGGAATGTTTATGTGGATGGTAAAAAAAGCAAGGTATTGAAAGCAAACTATATCTTGAGAGCCGTCTTTCTTGAGAAAGGGGAGCATCATGTCCGGTTTGTGTATGAGCCGAAATCTTTTACCCTTGGTATGTATGTTTCGGTTGCCAGTTTGGCAATGGTAATTACCGCCTTATTTATGGCAAAAAACTATCAGAGCCGTAATACCGGTTGGATATCCAGGTGA
- a CDS encoding YbhB/YbcL family Raf kinase inhibitor-like protein has protein sequence MEIEVKSAAFDEGGMIPKKYTCDGEDISPPLSWSAVPSGTKSIALISDDPDAPMGTWVHWVLYDLPANIQELPENIPSLKMLENGAKQGITDFGTIGYGGPCPPGGTHRYYFKLYALNKKLDLKAGITKKQLLEAMKGHILAEGQLMGKYKR, from the coding sequence ATGGAAATTGAAGTAAAAAGCGCAGCCTTTGATGAGGGGGGGATGATACCAAAGAAGTATACCTGTGACGGAGAGGATATCTCTCCTCCGCTGTCATGGAGTGCAGTGCCAAGTGGTACAAAGAGCATTGCTCTCATCAGTGACGACCCTGATGCCCCTATGGGCACATGGGTCCATTGGGTACTTTATGATTTGCCGGCAAATATTCAGGAGTTGCCGGAGAATATACCTTCTCTGAAAATGCTTGAAAATGGAGCAAAACAGGGAATAACGGATTTTGGTACCATTGGTTATGGTGGGCCGTGTCCTCCTGGTGGTACCCACAGATATTATTTTAAGCTGTATGCGTTGAATAAAAAACTTGACCTTAAGGCGGGCATTACCAAGAAACAGCTGCTGGAAGCGATGAAAGGTCATATTTTGGCCGAAGGTCAATTAATGGGTAAGTATAAACGATGA